From Haliotis asinina isolate JCU_RB_2024 chromosome 8, JCU_Hal_asi_v2, whole genome shotgun sequence, a single genomic window includes:
- the LOC137293685 gene encoding transmembrane protein 47-like has protein sequence MGFSEASMLSKVGLGLAAAALLFDIIGFATVYWIAGSTAIPFVGSVDAHLGLFKSCTAGLCASFGSAELDWQTATKALVILGFLLGLGSLALIIVYLFLKTDQMLFKTIAFVLAFAAAGFTIIGIIVFAAKATELSPTLNLSWSFGLTIIGGLLYGATGIVLVIG, from the exons ATGGGGTTTTCGGAGGCATCTATGCTGTCAAAAGTTGGACTGGGACTGGCAGCAGCCGCTCTGTTATTTGATATCATTGGATTTGCAACTGTTTACTGGATCGCAGGAAGTACGGCCATACCTTTCGTAGGGTCGGTTGACGCGCATTTGGGGTTATTCAAATCTTGCACTGCGGGACTGTGTGCTTCGTTTGGGTCGGCAG AGTTAGACTGGCAGACTGCTACCAAGGCTCTGGTGATCCTTGGATTCCTGCTTGGCCTGGGCTCTCTGGCACTCATCATTGTCTACCTGTTTCTCAAGACAGACCAAATGTTGTTCAAAACTATAGCGTTTGTGCTGGCCTTTGCTGCGG CTGGATTTACCATTATTGGAATCATCGTCTTTGCTGCCAAGGCAACAGAACTGTCTCCAACATTAAACTTGAGCTGGTCTTTTGGGCTGACAATAATTGGTGGATTGCTTTACGGAGCTACTGGGATCGTTCTTGTGATTGGTTAA